From a single Desulfomicrobium apsheronum genomic region:
- a CDS encoding aryl-sulfate sulfotransferase, protein MGHPTIYPTGVTVYDPEKCWNGLTIFQAQEVGAVLMDMNGREHNVWKGVLGMPNKIFPGGYLMSSRGRRDGKYSVQDGIDVVQLDWDGKVVWSFDQNEFIEDPGFEGRWMARYHHDFQREGNPVGYYAPGQEPKTDSGNTLVLAHRNARNSAISDKLLLDDLILEVNWEGEIVWEWSCHEHFEEFGFREGPKNTLARNPNYRPTKPEGMGDWMHINSMSVLGPNKWYDAGDERFHPDNIIVDGREANITFIIDKKSGKVVWKLGPDYDSSPELRAIGWIIGQHHCHMIPAGLPGAGNILIFDNGGWGGYDVPNPGAPTGVKAALRDYSRVLEIDPVAMKIVWQYTPSEAGFLFPMDSNRFYSPFISGMQRLPNGNTLITEGSDGRVFEVTPDHKIVWEFISPYKGKFIPMNMTYRAYRVPYEWVPQVEKPVETPVAPLDVNTFRVPGAAAFGERAREVTVDGCVPYGGSNALCVASVEDDE, encoded by the coding sequence ATGGGTCATCCAACCATTTATCCCACCGGCGTGACAGTTTACGATCCCGAAAAGTGCTGGAACGGGCTCACCATTTTTCAGGCCCAGGAAGTGGGCGCCGTGCTCATGGACATGAACGGCCGCGAGCACAATGTATGGAAGGGCGTGCTGGGCATGCCCAACAAGATCTTCCCCGGCGGCTACCTCATGTCCAGCCGAGGCCGCCGCGACGGCAAGTACAGCGTGCAGGACGGTATCGACGTGGTGCAGCTGGACTGGGACGGCAAGGTCGTGTGGTCCTTCGACCAGAATGAGTTTATCGAGGATCCCGGTTTTGAGGGCCGCTGGATGGCGCGCTACCACCACGACTTCCAGCGCGAGGGCAATCCCGTGGGTTATTACGCCCCGGGCCAGGAGCCCAAAACCGATTCGGGCAACACCCTGGTCCTGGCGCACCGCAACGCCCGCAATTCGGCCATTTCCGACAAGCTGCTCCTGGACGACCTCATCCTCGAGGTGAACTGGGAAGGCGAGATTGTCTGGGAGTGGAGCTGCCACGAGCATTTCGAGGAGTTCGGCTTCCGCGAGGGTCCCAAGAACACCCTGGCCCGCAACCCCAACTACCGCCCGACCAAGCCCGAGGGCATGGGCGACTGGATGCACATCAACTCCATGTCGGTCCTTGGCCCCAACAAGTGGTATGACGCGGGCGATGAGCGCTTTCATCCGGACAACATCATCGTTGACGGCCGCGAGGCCAACATCACCTTCATCATCGACAAGAAGAGCGGCAAGGTCGTCTGGAAGCTGGGCCCCGACTACGACTCGAGCCCGGAACTGAGGGCCATCGGCTGGATCATCGGCCAGCACCACTGCCACATGATCCCGGCCGGTCTGCCCGGCGCGGGCAACATCCTCATCTTCGACAACGGCGGGTGGGGTGGCTACGACGTGCCCAACCCAGGTGCCCCCACGGGCGTGAAGGCCGCCCTGCGCGATTATTCCCGCGTTCTGGAGATCGATCCGGTGGCCATGAAGATCGTTTGGCAGTATACGCCCAGCGAAGCGGGCTTCCTCTTCCCCATGGACAGCAACCGCTTCTATAGTCCCTTCATAAGCGGCATGCAGCGCTTGCCCAACGGCAACACCCTGATCACAGAGGGCTCCGACGGCCGCGTCTTCGAGGTCACCCCGGATCATAAGATCGTGTGGGAGTTCATTTCCCCCTACAAGGGCAAGTTCATTCCCATGAACATGACGTACCGCGCCTACCGCGTGCCCTACGAATGGGTGCCGCAGGTCGAGAAGCCCGTTGAGACGCCCGTGGCACCCCTTGACGTTAATACCTTCCGCGTACCTGGAGCCGCCGCCTTCGGCGAACGCGCCAGGGAAGTGACCGTGGACGGCTGCGTGCCCTACGGCGGCAGCAACGCCCTGTGCGTGGCCTCCGTCGAAGACGACGAGTAA
- a CDS encoding transporter: MSLKILSSLLLGCCLVLPAVSGHSAQNASVPTPAGAVGVNHGPGGMGFPVGKFCAVANYRYAHKDEWYLHTSEEDGADKEVSSHNIVFKTRYGIAKGWDIRTATPFLMNTIETDGKNDAWSGGLGDTTAILRNQFMSQKDGAPLSLALDLGMFVPTGEVGQNNIGTGAWGGLVGAGATWMIGSHRLETDLSYLIYTEGKKEVTKGDRLRVNGHYAYALNNRLDLGLEGYYEWTRADEADGVNQENEVKTFFAGPKFNLKFPEYGVTLGGVVLGAVYREYEKQTLTEDWRAEFKLIKLF, from the coding sequence ATGAGTCTGAAAATTCTGTCGAGCCTGCTGCTGGGCTGCTGCCTTGTCCTGCCTGCCGTTTCGGGTCACTCCGCGCAAAACGCCTCGGTCCCCACGCCAGCCGGCGCCGTCGGCGTCAATCACGGTCCGGGCGGCATGGGTTTTCCCGTGGGCAAGTTCTGCGCCGTGGCGAACTACCGTTATGCCCACAAGGATGAGTGGTATCTGCATACTTCCGAGGAAGACGGTGCGGACAAGGAAGTGTCGAGCCATAACATCGTGTTCAAGACGCGCTACGGAATCGCCAAGGGTTGGGATATCCGCACGGCCACTCCGTTCCTGATGAACACCATCGAAACCGACGGGAAGAACGACGCCTGGTCCGGAGGCCTGGGGGATACGACGGCCATTCTCCGCAACCAGTTCATGTCGCAGAAGGACGGCGCTCCCCTGAGTCTGGCTTTGGACCTTGGTATGTTCGTGCCGACGGGCGAGGTCGGTCAAAACAATATCGGCACCGGCGCATGGGGCGGTCTGGTCGGTGCTGGCGCCACATGGATGATCGGTTCTCACCGCTTGGAAACGGACCTGAGCTACCTCATCTACACCGAAGGCAAGAAGGAAGTGACCAAGGGCGATCGACTGCGTGTCAATGGTCATTACGCTTATGCCCTGAACAACCGGCTCGATCTGGGGCTGGAGGGCTACTACGAATGGACACGGGCCGACGAAGCCGACGGCGTGAATCAGGAAAACGAAGTGAAGACCTTTTTTGCCGGTCCCAAATTCAATCTGAAGTTCCCCGAGTACGGCGTTACCTTGGGCGGAGTTGTCCTCGGGGCGGTATACCGTGAATACGAGAAGCAGACCCTGACCGAGGACTGGCGGGCGGAATTCAAGCTGATCAAGCTGTTCTAG
- a CDS encoding Crp/Fnr family transcriptional regulator — translation MTAIKSGTEMKELEFSRIPSEAGCWRKVISQGRRMKFLKGAQIFSRLTDENFIFFLDVGEIWLTRSTLDGREKIIWSIGPDSLFGETPFFDELPSKSAIVAGMDSTVYAFASRCVLEEILPRHPDLTLALFRSLALKVRVLINQTVSLSLDDLPSRICKYLHLRQREEASESGPLVVRPGLNQQELANLLGVHRVTLNKSLRELEKAGILGPYSRDEVYVLDRRRFEEVVYQNE, via the coding sequence ATGACTGCCATTAAATCGGGTACGGAAATGAAAGAACTGGAGTTTTCCCGAATTCCGTCCGAGGCTGGATGCTGGCGCAAGGTTATTTCACAGGGCCGCAGGATGAAATTTCTGAAAGGGGCGCAGATTTTTTCGCGGTTGACCGATGAAAACTTCATCTTCTTTCTTGATGTGGGAGAGATATGGCTGACCAGATCGACCCTGGATGGCCGCGAAAAGATCATCTGGAGCATCGGCCCGGACTCTCTTTTCGGCGAGACGCCCTTTTTCGACGAACTCCCGTCCAAGAGTGCCATTGTCGCAGGTATGGATTCCACGGTCTATGCGTTTGCGAGCAGATGTGTCCTTGAGGAAATCCTGCCCCGGCACCCAGACTTGACGCTCGCGCTGTTCCGTTCGTTGGCCTTGAAGGTGCGCGTGCTGATCAATCAGACCGTGAGTCTCAGTCTGGACGATCTGCCGTCGCGCATCTGCAAGTACCTGCACCTGCGTCAGCGGGAGGAGGCCAGCGAGAGCGGCCCCCTCGTCGTCCGTCCCGGTCTCAATCAACAAGAACTGGCCAATCTTCTCGGCGTTCACCGCGTGACCCTGAACAAATCCCTGCGTGAGTTGGAAAAGGCCGGCATTCTGGGTCCCTACTCGCGCGACGAGGTCTACGTCCTCGACCGACGCCGCTTCGAAGAAGTGGTCTATCAAAACGAGTAG
- a CDS encoding SLC13 family permease: protein MVATPQMPEKETLFKWALSLVIPLAVYFLLPQDGETLTRPMALFLAVTTWAVVVWATDIINEVAVGILLPVLYIVICGVPQKVAYGPWTSQVPIIVIGGFTLGKILQDTGLGKRIGLTCVRAMGGSFVGALWGLTLAVFIVAPLVPAITGKAAIFCAIAISLCEALDFRPKSREATAVILGTCLAVASSKLCYLTGGADLVLGMGLADKVMDTKTAWMQYAYHNFIPGTIYTAMSVGLVMVMLPSKVDRKTLGPILETKLKELGPVTKAQKTAAFFMLLTLILLATDTLHGINAGLILIMVAFASFLPGVGLMNGDRFSKINFAPLFFIMGCMAIGSAGGNLKVTQWIASITLPFFHEMSPTSAGTSAYILGALSNFLLTPLAATTTLTSPLVELGVQMDMNPRVLYYSFQYGLDNYLFPYEYAVLLYFFSSGFMLFKDMVKVLAVRMVLTTFFIAFIAIPYWKFVL, encoded by the coding sequence ATGGTCGCAACCCCACAAATGCCGGAAAAAGAGACGCTTTTCAAATGGGCCTTGAGTCTTGTCATTCCCCTGGCCGTCTATTTTCTGCTGCCCCAGGACGGCGAAACCCTGACACGTCCCATGGCCCTCTTTCTTGCCGTCACGACCTGGGCCGTCGTGGTCTGGGCGACGGACATCATCAATGAAGTGGCCGTCGGCATCCTGCTGCCCGTACTATACATCGTCATCTGCGGTGTTCCCCAGAAGGTGGCCTACGGTCCATGGACCTCCCAGGTGCCCATCATCGTCATCGGCGGCTTCACCCTGGGCAAGATCCTGCAAGACACCGGCCTCGGAAAACGCATCGGTCTAACCTGCGTACGGGCCATGGGCGGCAGCTTTGTCGGCGCTCTTTGGGGCCTGACCCTGGCGGTCTTCATCGTAGCGCCCCTGGTTCCGGCCATCACAGGCAAGGCGGCCATCTTCTGCGCCATTGCCATCAGCCTGTGCGAAGCTCTTGACTTCCGGCCCAAGAGCCGTGAAGCCACAGCCGTCATCCTGGGCACCTGCCTGGCAGTGGCCTCGTCGAAGCTCTGCTACCTGACGGGAGGGGCGGACCTCGTGCTGGGCATGGGGCTGGCGGACAAGGTCATGGATACCAAAACCGCCTGGATGCAGTACGCGTATCACAATTTCATCCCGGGCACCATCTACACGGCCATGTCCGTCGGACTGGTCATGGTCATGCTGCCCTCCAAGGTCGACCGTAAGACCCTGGGTCCCATTCTGGAAACAAAGCTCAAAGAGCTCGGGCCGGTCACGAAGGCACAGAAGACCGCCGCCTTCTTCATGCTTCTGACCCTGATCCTACTGGCCACGGACACCCTGCACGGCATCAACGCCGGACTCATTCTGATCATGGTCGCCTTTGCCTCCTTCCTGCCCGGTGTCGGACTGATGAACGGCGACCGTTTCAGCAAGATCAACTTCGCCCCACTCTTTTTCATCATGGGCTGCATGGCCATTGGCAGCGCCGGCGGAAACCTCAAGGTTACCCAGTGGATCGCCAGCATCACCTTGCCCTTTTTCCACGAGATGAGCCCTACCTCGGCCGGCACATCGGCATACATACTTGGCGCTCTCTCCAACTTCCTTCTGACGCCCCTGGCCGCGACGACCACCTTGACCTCCCCCCTGGTCGAACTGGGTGTACAGATGGATATGAATCCCAGGGTCCTGTATTACTCATTCCAGTACGGCCTGGACAACTACCTATTCCCGTATGAATATGCCGTACTCCTCTACTTCTTCAGCTCCGGATTCATGCTCTTCAAAGACATGGTCAAAGTCCTGGCCGTACGCATGGTCTTGACGACCTTTTTCATCGCCTTTATCGCTATCCCGTACTGGAAATTCGTTCTTTAG
- a CDS encoding lipoate--protein ligase, with amino-acid sequence MRFIHNTHTDPAFNLAAEEWLLRHTDTDIFMLWRNAPAVIVGRNQNTASEIDEDFVRERGITVIRRLTGGGAVFHDLGNVNFTFIQLGRQTKHLDFHRFTAPIMEALQAMGVNCQFEGRNDLVIDGQKFSGNAQLLEKDRVLHHGTLLFSSQMADLSGALRVNPVKYVDKAVKSVAKRVTNISSHLPEPIDVETFVRRVMAHVSGSESETLPGLSASEEAAINGLVESKYGTWDWNFGSSPSYGFTRSTRTEGGVVEIHLDVRHGRIEQTRIFGDFFGARAVAELEALLVGCRHERSELFERLANVQIDEFIRNVDNATFVECLF; translated from the coding sequence ATGCGCTTCATCCACAACACCCACACGGACCCGGCCTTCAACCTCGCCGCCGAGGAGTGGCTGCTGCGCCACACGGACACGGACATCTTCATGCTCTGGCGCAACGCACCCGCCGTCATCGTCGGGCGCAACCAGAACACCGCCTCGGAGATCGACGAGGACTTCGTGCGGGAGCGTGGCATCACGGTCATACGCCGTCTGACGGGGGGCGGGGCCGTGTTCCACGACCTGGGCAACGTCAACTTCACCTTCATCCAGCTCGGCAGGCAAACCAAACATCTGGACTTCCATCGCTTCACCGCCCCGATCATGGAAGCCCTGCAGGCCATGGGCGTGAACTGCCAGTTCGAAGGCCGCAACGACCTGGTCATCGACGGCCAAAAATTTTCAGGCAACGCGCAGCTCCTGGAAAAGGACCGGGTCCTGCATCACGGCACCCTGCTCTTCTCCTCCCAGATGGCCGACCTGTCCGGAGCCTTGAGGGTCAACCCGGTCAAGTACGTGGACAAGGCGGTCAAGAGCGTCGCCAAGCGGGTCACCAACATTTCAAGCCACCTGCCCGAGCCCATCGATGTCGAGACCTTTGTCCGCCGCGTCATGGCCCATGTCTCCGGCAGCGAGTCAGAAACCCTGCCCGGCCTTAGCGCGAGCGAGGAAGCGGCCATAAACGGACTTGTGGAATCGAAGTACGGCACGTGGGACTGGAATTTCGGTTCCTCGCCAAGCTATGGCTTCACGCGGAGCACGCGCACCGAGGGCGGCGTCGTGGAAATTCACCTCGATGTCCGGCACGGCCGCATCGAACAGACCAGGATTTTCGGGGATTTCTTCGGAGCGCGGGCCGTGGCTGAGCTTGAGGCCCTGCTCGTGGGCTGCCGTCACGAACGAAGCGAACTGTTCGAGCGTCTGGCCAATGTTCAGATCGACGAATTCATCCGTAATGTGGATAACGCGACTTTCGTGGAATGTCTTTTCTGA
- a CDS encoding PilZ domain-containing protein, which produces MDQNKRRWDREPITVPCKISYEGDTRNSAPGSIINLSPGGVMLSTEQGFIANERVAITLEDEYDALLFEFAEILVGTVRWSQSTTSLGQNVYHVGVALERELPRRMELTEQ; this is translated from the coding sequence ATGGACCAAAACAAGCGCCGCTGGGACCGCGAACCGATAACCGTGCCGTGCAAGATCAGCTACGAAGGCGACACGCGCAACTCGGCTCCGGGCAGCATCATCAACCTGAGCCCCGGCGGGGTCATGCTCTCGACGGAGCAGGGATTCATCGCCAATGAACGCGTCGCCATCACCCTTGAGGATGAATACGACGCCCTGCTCTTCGAGTTCGCCGAAATCCTGGTCGGCACGGTGCGCTGGAGCCAGTCCACGACGTCCCTGGGACAAAACGTCTACCACGTGGGCGTCGCCCTGGAGCGCGAACTGCCGCGCAGAATGGAGTTGACTGAACAATAA
- a CDS encoding PilZ domain-containing protein, protein MAHEMQKNRKWKRFGCLLPCRIIPQNETDMVVSARIINIGRGGLLIEADYGFNMGDRVIVAAANAGFERFEAIEEVHGTVRWGQIDDSSLMGLYYIGVEFDELLPLKQAVADQD, encoded by the coding sequence ATGGCTCATGAGATGCAGAAAAACAGGAAATGGAAGCGCTTCGGCTGTCTGCTTCCGTGCAGGATCATCCCGCAAAACGAGACCGACATGGTCGTCTCGGCACGGATCATAAACATCGGCCGAGGCGGTCTGCTCATCGAAGCCGATTATGGTTTCAACATGGGAGACAGGGTCATCGTGGCGGCAGCCAATGCGGGGTTCGAACGCTTCGAGGCCATCGAGGAAGTGCACGGAACCGTGCGCTGGGGACAAATCGACGACAGTTCACTGATGGGACTCTATTACATCGGGGTCGAATTCGACGAACTGCTCCCCCTCAAACAGGCGGTGGCCGACCAGGACTGA
- a CDS encoding D-alanyl-D-alanine carboxypeptidase family protein codes for MTKKCAARFLILLAVYALISGLAGIGFSAFASSGTHVFRAAVVPRPGAVGPDTQALDRAEPVKAVSSAPQPSVKKTSSSKTTPAAPKSQAAGQAATPAPKQAAKPQAAEAKAKKSSDDKSAPAKQAVKPGTSKDLYLNAQAALLINMSTGEVYYEHNPDKAIQPASITKLLTLYIIREALAQGKLAPTTPIPVSAAAVKTGGSRMRLKRNEKVPLSELIKGISVVSANNACVAVAEYFGKGDPSKFVAQMNAKAKKIGMINSRFKNPNGLPASGQLSTARDIAKLSVAYLRTFPESLKVHSMTSHTYHGATHRNANTLLRTYKGVDGLKTGFVCDAGYNITATAKRGKTRLVAVVLGAQNSAVRQRETARLLDYGFRRAAKAEKLAKKASGAAKKPEA; via the coding sequence ATGACGAAAAAATGCGCTGCGCGATTTCTGATCTTATTGGCCGTATATGCCCTGATCAGCGGATTGGCCGGAATCGGCTTTTCCGCTTTTGCGTCTTCCGGAACTCACGTCTTCCGGGCCGCCGTGGTGCCGAGGCCCGGCGCCGTCGGTCCCGATACGCAGGCATTGGATCGGGCCGAGCCCGTGAAAGCCGTTTCGTCCGCTCCGCAACCATCGGTCAAAAAGACCTCCTCATCAAAGACCACGCCTGCCGCTCCCAAGTCTCAAGCGGCGGGGCAGGCCGCAACGCCCGCTCCGAAGCAGGCCGCCAAGCCCCAGGCCGCAGAAGCCAAAGCCAAGAAATCCTCCGACGACAAGTCCGCACCGGCCAAGCAGGCCGTGAAGCCGGGCACCTCCAAGGATCTGTACCTGAACGCGCAGGCCGCTTTGCTGATCAACATGTCCACCGGTGAAGTCTATTACGAGCACAATCCGGACAAGGCCATTCAGCCGGCATCGATCACCAAGCTCCTGACGTTGTACATCATTCGCGAAGCCCTGGCCCAAGGCAAGCTTGCGCCCACGACACCCATTCCCGTCAGCGCCGCGGCCGTCAAAACCGGCGGGTCGCGCATGCGTCTCAAGCGCAATGAAAAAGTCCCGCTGAGCGAGCTTATCAAGGGGATCAGCGTGGTTTCGGCCAACAATGCCTGCGTGGCCGTGGCCGAATATTTCGGCAAGGGCGATCCTTCCAAGTTCGTGGCGCAGATGAACGCCAAGGCCAAGAAGATCGGCATGATCAACAGCCGCTTCAAGAATCCCAACGGCCTGCCCGCATCGGGCCAGCTCTCCACCGCTCGGGATATCGCCAAGCTGTCCGTGGCCTATCTGCGCACGTTTCCCGAATCGCTGAAGGTGCACTCCATGACGAGTCACACCTATCATGGTGCGACGCATCGCAACGCCAACACCTTGCTGCGCACCTACAAGGGCGTGGATGGGCTCAAGACCGGTTTTGTCTGTGACGCGGGCTACAATATCACGGCCACGGCCAAGCGCGGCAAGACTCGGCTTGTGGCCGTGGTGCTCGGGGCCCAGAATTCCGCCGTGCGTCAGCGGGAGACGGCCCGGCTGCTTGATTACGGATTCCGGCGAGCGGCCAAGGCCGAGAAGCTCGCCAAAAAGGCTTCAGGCGCGGCCAAGAAGCCGGAAGCCTGA
- the nifB gene encoding nitrogenase cofactor biosynthesis protein NifB, producing MSEAKDRSKHPCFNKETSGSCGRVHLPVAPGCNIQCNYCNRKYDCVNESRPGVTSAILPPDKAVEYLDEVLRKEPRITVVGIAGPGDPMAEAKRTIETIERINRKYPDMLYCLSSNGLALPEHVDRLAELGVTHVTVTMNAVDPEIGAKIYSWVRVGKVVYRGVEGARILLERQLESIRLLKAKGITVKVNSIIIPGVNDHHLIEVARVAAELGADIQNLIPLHPTADTPFAGVEEPTKELIHELRAKGGELVPQMTHCKRCRADAVGLLCSDRSSELIPTLHKLACGSSKEVRPYVAVATREGMLVNMHLGEASGFQIWAPHGKGARMIEERLAPEVGCGPDRWHRLSEILNDCSLVLVEAAGKQPRQVLGEHGIAVLECTGLISDIVTEHYQGGDIMRYKTRTHKAGCAGMGSGCG from the coding sequence ATGTCCGAAGCAAAAGACAGATCAAAGCATCCCTGTTTCAATAAAGAGACTTCAGGTTCCTGCGGCCGTGTGCATCTGCCCGTGGCCCCCGGCTGCAATATCCAGTGCAACTACTGCAACCGCAAGTACGATTGCGTGAACGAGTCCCGGCCTGGCGTCACCAGTGCGATCCTGCCCCCGGACAAGGCGGTGGAATACCTGGATGAAGTCCTAAGAAAAGAGCCGCGCATCACCGTGGTCGGCATCGCCGGACCCGGCGATCCCATGGCCGAGGCCAAACGCACCATCGAGACCATCGAGCGGATCAACAGGAAATATCCGGACATGCTCTATTGCCTGTCCTCCAACGGACTGGCCCTGCCTGAGCATGTGGACCGTCTGGCCGAGCTGGGCGTGACCCATGTGACCGTGACCATGAACGCCGTGGACCCCGAAATCGGCGCGAAGATCTATTCCTGGGTGCGGGTCGGAAAGGTGGTTTACCGGGGCGTCGAGGGAGCGAGGATTCTGCTCGAACGCCAGCTCGAATCCATCCGCTTGCTCAAGGCCAAGGGCATCACCGTGAAGGTGAACAGCATCATCATCCCCGGCGTGAACGATCATCACCTGATCGAGGTGGCCAGGGTGGCGGCGGAACTTGGCGCGGACATCCAGAATCTCATTCCGTTGCATCCGACGGCGGATACGCCTTTTGCCGGAGTGGAAGAGCCGACCAAGGAGCTCATTCATGAACTGAGGGCCAAAGGCGGGGAGCTTGTGCCGCAGATGACCCATTGCAAGCGCTGCCGGGCCGATGCTGTCGGGCTGCTGTGCTCGGACCGCTCCAGCGAGCTGATCCCGACCCTGCACAAGCTGGCCTGTGGTTCCTCGAAGGAAGTCAGGCCGTATGTGGCCGTGGCCACGCGGGAAGGGATGCTGGTCAACATGCATCTGGGCGAGGCGTCCGGTTTTCAGATCTGGGCACCTCATGGCAAGGGCGCGCGCATGATCGAGGAGAGGCTGGCACCGGAAGTGGGCTGCGGACCGGATCGCTGGCACAGGCTTTCCGAAATTCTTAATGACTGTTCCCTGGTCCTGGTCGAAGCGGCTGGGAAGCAACCCCGTCAGGTTCTGGGCGAGCATGGGATTGCAGTGCTGGAATGCACGGGATTGATCTCCGACATCGTGACGGAACATTATCAAGGAGGGGACATCATGCGTTACAAGACGCGCACCCACAAGGCAGGATGCGCAGGCATGGGGAGTGGCTGCGGATGA
- a CDS encoding nitrogenase component 1, with the protein MANTYVSTTNACKMCTPMGAALVFKGIENAVPFLHGSQGCATYMRRYIISHYREPVDIASSALGEKSAVYGGGPNLKKGILNVMRKYDVDLVGVATTCLTETIGDDVGRYLFEFREEFADLPLPELVHVATPSYSGTHMEGWHAAVRSLADQVVKEKGASHGGVNLLPGFLSPADYRFLRGLGERSGVRFTMLPDLSRTMDGVIWDDYHSLPDGGTPVADIRAMGGAAGTIEFGMSGGVAESASGVLERKFGVPARKTMIPIGLRATDAFMDTLSEFAGCDMSEKDAFDRGRLLDAMVDGHKYIFGKRAVVYGEEDFVIAMCSFLGEIGIQPVLAATGTKSERFGDAVLEVLGDVCVDMPVIRSGADFKDIEEEAAELAPDLLVGHSKGYKLARASRIPLIRVGFPIHDRFGGQRILHVGYEGALSLYDMLVNAVLEKSQDECPVGYGYL; encoded by the coding sequence ATGGCTAACACCTACGTTTCCACCACCAATGCCTGCAAGATGTGCACGCCCATGGGCGCGGCCCTGGTCTTCAAGGGCATCGAGAACGCCGTCCCCTTTCTGCACGGCTCCCAGGGCTGCGCCACCTACATGCGGCGTTATATCATCAGTCATTACCGCGAACCCGTGGACATCGCCTCCTCGGCTCTGGGGGAGAAGAGCGCGGTCTACGGCGGCGGGCCGAACCTGAAGAAGGGCATCCTCAATGTCATGCGCAAGTACGACGTGGATCTGGTCGGCGTGGCCACGACCTGCCTGACCGAGACCATCGGCGACGATGTCGGCCGCTATCTGTTCGAATTTCGAGAGGAATTTGCCGATCTGCCGCTCCCGGAGCTGGTCCATGTGGCCACCCCCAGCTACTCGGGCACGCACATGGAAGGCTGGCACGCGGCCGTGCGTTCCCTGGCCGATCAGGTAGTCAAGGAGAAGGGGGCCTCCCACGGCGGCGTGAATCTGCTGCCCGGCTTCCTGTCCCCGGCGGATTACCGCTTCCTGCGCGGTTTGGGCGAACGCTCCGGCGTGCGCTTCACCATGCTTCCCGACCTCTCCCGGACCATGGATGGCGTGATCTGGGACGACTACCACTCCCTGCCCGACGGCGGCACGCCTGTGGCTGATATCCGGGCCATGGGCGGCGCGGCCGGGACCATCGAGTTCGGCATGTCCGGGGGGGTGGCGGAATCGGCCTCCGGAGTGCTTGAGCGCAAGTTCGGAGTCCCGGCCCGCAAGACCATGATCCCCATCGGCCTTCGGGCCACGGACGCCTTCATGGACACCTTGAGTGAATTCGCGGGCTGCGACATGTCCGAAAAGGACGCCTTTGACCGGGGCAGGCTGCTCGACGCCATGGTCGACGGGCACAAGTACATTTTCGGCAAGCGGGCCGTGGTTTACGGCGAAGAGGATTTCGTGATCGCGATGTGTTCCTTTCTGGGCGAGATCGGCATCCAGCCGGTCCTGGCCGCCACCGGCACCAAGAGCGAGCGCTTCGGGGATGCAGTGCTGGAGGTCCTTGGCGATGTCTGCGTGGACATGCCCGTGATCAGGAGCGGCGCCGATTTCAAGGACATCGAGGAAGAGGCCGCCGAACTGGCTCCCGATCTGCTTGTCGGCCACAGCAAAGGCTACAAGCTGGCCCGGGCGTCACGCATCCCGCTCATCCGGGTCGGTTTTCCCATCCACGACCGCTTCGGAGGCCAGCGCATCCTGCATGTTGGTTACGAAGGAGCGTTGTCGCTCTACGACATGCTGGTCAACGCCGTTCTGGAGAAGAGCCAGGACGAGTGTCCGGTCGGGTATGGGTATTTGTAG